A single window of Onychomys torridus chromosome 8, mOncTor1.1, whole genome shotgun sequence DNA harbors:
- the LOC118588236 gene encoding LOW QUALITY PROTEIN: keratin-associated protein 4-3-like (The sequence of the model RefSeq protein was modified relative to this genomic sequence to represent the inferred CDS: substituted 1 base at 1 genomic stop codon), with protein MVNSCCGSVCSEEGCGQGCCQPSCCRPSCCVSSCCRPCCRPSCCVSSCCRPSCCISSCCRPSCCVSSCCRPSCCQSVCCQPTCCRPSCCRPSCCISSCCRPSCCQTTCCRPSCCISSCCRPSCCRPSCCVSSCCRPQCCISSCCQTTCCRPSCCVSSCCRPQCCISSCCRPACSSSSCCXVLSPSCCRPSCCQTTCCRPICCVSSCCRPSCCVSSCCRPSCCQSVCCQPTCCRPCCRPSCCVSSCCQPSCGSSSCCGSSCCRPCCRPCCQPCCQPCCRPCCRPCCQPCCRPCCRPCCCLRPVCGQVCCHSTCYRPTCVISTCPRPMCCATPCC; from the exons ATGGTCAACTCCTGCTGTGGCTCTGTCTGCTCTGAGGAGGGCTGTGGCCAaggctgctgccagcccagctgctgcagacccagctgctgtgtgtccagctgcTGCCGCCCCTGTTGCCgccccagctgctgtgtgtccagctgctgcaggccCTCTTGCTGCATCTCCAGCTGCTGCCgccccagctgctgtgtgtccagTTGCTGCAGGCCCAGCTGCTGTCAGTCTGTGTGTTGCCAGCCAACCTGCTGCCGCCCCAGCTGCTGCAGACCATCTTGCTGCATCTCCAGCTGCTGCCGCCCCAGCTGTTGCCAGACCACCTGCTGCCGCCCCAGCTGCTGCATTTCTAGCTGCTGCAGACCTTCCTGCTGCCgccccagctgctgtgtgtccagctgctgcaggccTCAGTGCTGCATCTCCAGCTGTTGCCAGACCACCTGCTGCCGCCCCAGCTGTtgtgtgtccagctgctgcagaCCCCAGTGCTGCATCTCCAGCTGCTGCCGCCCAGCATGCTCTAGCAGTTCTTGCTGCTGAGTGCTCTCACCCA GCTGCTGCAGACCCAGCTGCTGCCAGACCACCTGCTGCAGACCTATctgctgtgtgtccagctgctgcagacccagctgctgtgtgtccagctgctgcagaCCCAGCTGCTGTCAGTCTGTGTGCTGCCAGCCCACCTGCTGCCGTCCCTGCTGCCgccccagctgctgtgtgtccagctgTTGCCAGCCCTCCTGCGGTAGTTCTAgctgctgtggctccagctgctgCCGCCCCTGCTGCCGcccctgctgccagccctgctgccagccctgctgccGCCCCTGCTGCCGcccctgctgccagccctgctgccGCCCCTGCTGCCGCCCCTGCTGCTGCCTGCGCCCAGTCTGTGGTCAGGTCTGCTGCCACAGCACTTGCTACCGCCCCACCTGTGTGATCTCCACCTGCCCCCGCCCCATGTGCTGCGCCACCCCTTGCTGCTGA